The stretch of DNA tgagtccgttaaacccgtgtttctttataaattatccggtctcaggtatgtctttatcaacatcatgaaacagaCTAACATAGTGGACGAGATGTGTGTAGGTCGATTTCTATGCTTTCTAGTCTGTTTCGTGGATTGATGtgtctattctttcaccagtTCCACATGTTCCTGATTATTATAGTCTTATAAAATTAGATAAGGTTTGTCAtccaacattttttcttcttcttcagtaTTATGTTGGTTTTTCTAGGCTGTTTGCCTTTCCATTTAAATGCTACAATCAATTCACCAATATATATAAACTAGGTTGCACAGACTTTGATTGAGATTGTGTTGGTTATAGATTAAGTTgcggagaattgacatcttaacaatattgagacTTCTAAtaaataaacagagaaaaaagtatcaatttatcaatttaattagagcttgtatttttctcataatattttgcagttttccttaAATAGGTCATGCATATATTTTCTTAGATTTAAAGGGAAGAATTTTACTGTAAATGTATAAAAGTAGTTCTACtgtaatattttttgaataatcaATTGCCTTTGTATGTTAAATTTACATTTCACAATATTCTTGGActcattaattttaaatgtttctgtttaTTCCTTTGAATTTTCTACATGAGCTATTATTCCATTACAAATGAggaagtttctatttcttctttttcaatctttACACCTTACCACCCatgtcttgctttttttcttattgccctggccaggaaTTCCAATACGGTGTTGAATAGAAGCTATGAGATAGGACATTATTGACTTGTTCCCAGttgtgatgtttaattttatgtcaaATTGACTGGGCCTTGAGATGCCCAGATAAGTCATTTGTGTTTAGACTGGTAGACTGAAGAAAGAAGGTTGCCTGGCCTAATGTGGGTGAATACCAGCCAACCTATTTAAGACCCAGTTAGAGCTAAAATATGGGGGAAGATTGAATTCTTGCTCTCTGTTTGACTGCTTGAACTTTGAGACAACAGTCTTCTCTTACTCTTGGACTGGGACTTACGCCATCAGTCCTCCTGGTTGTtaggccttcagacttggactgaaaTATATGGCTGTCTTGGGTCTTTACCTTGCAAAGGGCAGATCCTGGGCCTTCTTAGTTTCCATAATCACACAAGACAAGttcttattataaataaaattattttaaaaataataatgtgtatatttttctctattgattCTGTTCTCTAGAGAACTCTAAGACACCAACCTTATAGAAAAACATTTAGTTTCTCACCAGCTGTAGATTCATTGTAGATGCATattatgctataaatttccctctcaacacttcttttccttcattgcacaaaggtaaatattttatttttatttacttcacaATCTTTACAATATTTGTTTGAAACTACTGTTTGatacatttatcatttaaaagtgtACTGTTAAATCTTCTAATGTTTTAGGATTTCCCGACTACATTTTATGCATTTCTAGTTTAATTGTATTGTTTTCTGAATACATGATTTGCATGATTTCTATACTTTTAAGTTATtaatatgtgttttaaattattaatatgtttCTAACACATTGATAGGCATTTTACATCCCAGGAAAGAATGTGGTTTCCTTTGTTGAATGTTCCATGCAAACTTGAGAAGAATATATGTGCTGCTGTTATTGAATGAAGTTGTATATAAGTATCAATTATATCAAGTTGATTTTTAGTATTGTTCAGGTCAACAATATCCTTACTGATTTGCTGCTTACTGATATATCACTTGTGAAAAGAAATGTTGAAATTTTATAGCACACTAATagtgtatttctttatttcttcctcagaagaaatagagtactttgatttttttattattagatttagggttgttatatattatacatttttggaTAATTGTTTCCTTTCTCATTATGTCGTGTGGCTCTTTATCTGtaataaattttcttcttctgatGTCTCCTTTCACCAAAATTAGTTACTTCTGCCTTCTTTGGATTAGTGTTAGCATGATATCTTTTtcaccctttttaaaattttaaccttAGTTTATATACTTCAAATGAGATTCTTTTTGACAACAAAGAGTTgcatctctgtcttttaatgaTGCATCTAAACTAGTCATTTTAAAGCCATTATTGATATAGGTGATTTACTGTCTACCATGTGTGTAACTGTTTTCTACTCATTGTGTTTGTTGTTAATATATTATTCatagtaatttttgaaaattttaagtgGCTTCCCTTAAGGTTCTAATACATTCACTTAACTAATCAAAGCTTACCTTCAAACTACAGTGTATCTATTCATGTTTACTGTAAGTTTCTTAGAATAGTCCTGTTCCATCACTTTTGTCATTGCTGTTTTTCACTTAtccatatattatataaacatatgtagcaacaaattgttataattatttaattaaacacaaattttatattttattcataaaataagaaaaaatattgtttatcgtaatctatttcttttctcttgctctttatttctaagtttcgggcctgcattatttttattcctcttgaaggacttttatcatttattataagGCAGATTTAATGATTATTAATTTCCTCAGTGTTTAATTTTCAGAGgatatcttatttttccttcattttgaaagataatttttcctGATATCTAATTCTAAGCGGTTTTTTTAATACGTTAAATATTTAAGCCTAATCTTTTCTTGCTTATGGACTTATGATAAGAAGTTTGCTGTAATTCCTAATCTTATTCTTCTCTAggtatttttcctctttcatttccttaAGAGATTTTTTTGACCTTTGACTGTCtgcaatttgaaaataatatgtgtCATtttgtgagtgagtgtgtgtgtgtgtgtgtatatttatcaTGCCTGTTGTCTCTGAGCTTCCTGAGTCTTTGTTTTGGTGTCTATTCTTAATTTTGTAAAGTTCTTAGCCATTGTTCCTTGAAGTATTACTTCTGCTACACTATCTCTTTATTCCTCTTTTAGTATTACTATTATGTATTTGTTGAAGATTTTCAAATTGATCCTGGCTTTGGGACATTcagttctattttttgttgttgtcgttatTAGTTTTATCCTTTGCATTAAGTTTAAGATGATTCAACTGGTCTAATTTTAAGCTCACTAATTTCTTTCCTAGGCCATGTTCAGTCTACTGATTATCTATCAAAcaacattcttcatttctgttagtgGTTTTCATTTCTAGCAttaccttttgatttttttcttataatttcctTTACTTAAATTGTCCGTCTTTTAAGTTGTCTACTTTTTCTATTGCAGATAACTAACTTCTTATCTGTATCATATCTGAGTCtagtttgtttgctttctttattGCTTCTTTTCTTCATGGGCATGacttataataattttattgaaagGCAGATATTTTGTAATGGATAAtacaatatgtatatttaatatcatGTCTTAAATATATCTAAGGCATTCCAGGTTTATGTGCTACCAACAAAATACAGTTCCCCCAAACATGTGCCTCTTCTAATGTTCCCTATGTAGGTGAATGACATTATCATCTATAGAATTACatacattcttatttattttacctaGTAAAAAATATGGTATTTTTTAACCTTCCCTCCATCTACACCACAATACCTGCTCATGCAATTATATCGCTTACCTGGAAATCAGcagttaactttttgtttttcccacACTAGCCATAGATTATCTCTGCTCCATTTTCCCCATAGCAgtcagaataatattttaaaaatctgaaaatgccaacaaacacataaaatattttaattgttttcactcttttttagACAAAGACAACTgttaggctgggcacgatggctcacgcctataatcccagagctttgggaggccaaggcaggcggatcacgaggtcaagagatcgagaccatcctggccaacacagtgaaaccccgtctctactaaaaatacaaaaattagcccggcgctaatgtggtggtgcatgcctgtagtcccagctactcgggagggtgaggcaggagaatcactttaatctgagagatggaggctgcagtgagctgaggtcgcaccactgcactacaacctggcaacagaccgagactctgtctcaaaaaaaaaaaaaaaaaaaaaaaagacaactgttATCCTGATCAATAGAAACCTAACACCCTCTCCCTAAGTGTCTCttcagcttttttttcatatcatGCATCCTCATTGTATTCTTTGCTCTGTCATCTCTGACCTTGTACTTTTTGGGGTCTCTGTACTCATTAGGAGTGCACCTACATATCGCATTACACTTTATGTGCTATTTCCTGTGTCTTGGCTTCTCTATGCTGCCCCACTTTTTATCTGGTTTTTTGATTATTCAACCATTAATGCATTATATTCCATTTTTTGATTTCCACTTTCACTAATCATGATTATGTCAAATCTTACTTCCATAAGCCCTCAAAGAGTTAGTTCCTTTATAGCAGTAATGATGGACACACATTTATAGCGTCTGTTGCGTTTGATTAATGTGCTTCTCTATCTCTGGATTGTAAGTACAAAGCAGGCCAAAATAACATCTGTTTTTGTTATCAACACATAAAAAATCATAACAACTTTAAGGGCTCAATAgtgttttgataaatatttatacattaattTCCTGCTGAAATTAGTCCCCAGActtaaacatttgaaaactatTTATTGAGCCCCTCCCATACTGTTGTCTCAATACTAGGCATTAAAAATACGGTGATGCCTAAAATACACTTATGCATCCTCATGAAACTAGGAGGATCCTCATGAAGCAATGAGTCTAACAGATAGCATAAGTGTTAGGTATTACTTTTTAGTCTCAGAAGCATATATTAAAAGGTCTGTAAAACAATAGACTATTTAAAATCTATCTTGTCTGTATTCACCATGTAACCTTTACATTTAAGTGTTattcaaatataaagaaacaaattatgaAAAAGTAAGACAATTTCCACTTTTGGGGACATATAAATCTTTATAGGAatgatcaggccgggcgcggtggctcaagcctgtaatcccagcactttgggaggctgagacgggcggatcacgaggtcgggagatcgagaccatcctgtctaacacggtgaaaccccgtctctactaaaaatacaaaaaaaaaaaaactagccgggcttagtggcgggcgcctgtagtcccagctactcgggaggctgagacaggagaatggcgagaacccgggaggcggagcttgcagtgagccgagatcgcgccagcgcactccagcctgggtgactgagcaagactccgtctccaaaaaaaaaaaaaaaaaggaatgatcaATTGTATCTATTTTATCAGGTACCCCTGAGTCAACACATAAgtatgagaagaagaaaaaatgctagaaaataaatgcaaaatattttaaataaaagaagtttaatgtGCAAAACTAAAATACAGTGGAAAACAAAGTTTCATTTCCtaaaaattctgtttcttctcataaccagttcagaaaacaaaacaaaactctgaatGTATAGATGTACAAAAGCAATTCTATCAAATGGCAAGAATATCATTTTGAAGTTTGCATCTTTCTAATAGTGAATATCTCAGTTTTACTACTTTGCATTGTTGGTCTGCTTATGAGAGCCTCTAGAATTTTATTGGAAATTCAGGAAAATCATGTCTATCCTATAAGCTAAGAAAAATATAGTGAGACAGTCCAATAACAGAAAACCCATATCTTTCTGATTTTGGATACTACAATTACTATTTTGTATGATTGAATCCCATGCTCAGACCTTCAGCGTTTTATTTGAAATTCGTGAAATTATATATAGCTTGCAATATAGATATTTCTATAATAAGTTATGGAAAGCAAAGTGATATAATATAGCATAGGCTTCTCCAGATGCCCAtccaaataaaaatcatattgaaATAGAGGcccaaccaggcatggtggctcaagcctataatcccagcactttggaaggccaaggagggtggatcacttaaggtcaggagttcaagaccagcctgaccaaaagtgtgaaaccccgtctccactaaaagtacaaaaattcgcCAGAGGAGGAGCAAGCTGGAACGGGAGGCGGCTGCATAGTCTCCGGGATCCCAAGGCCTGGAGGAGGGGTCTGTGAATGGCCAGCTGGCTTTGCCCTGAGTCCGGTCCCAAGCCGGCCTCCCTTGGGCCAGCCCAATGTGACAGAGCCCAGAGGAACCTGAGCAAGGAGCGGGTCCCTCGTGGAGCCGGAGGGCGGGAGGAACGTGACATCGCGGAGATGGTTTCACCCAAGTATCACTGGTGTGGAGGCAGAAAACCTGATGACAAGAGGAGTTGATGGCAGCTTTTTGGCAAGGCCTAGTAAAAGTAACCCTGGAGACTTCACACTTTCCATTGGAAGAAATGGAGCTGTCACCCACATCAAGATTCAGAACACTGGTGATTACTATGACCTGAATGGAGGGGAGAAATTTGCCACTTTGGCTGAGTTGGTCCAGTATTACATGGAACATCATGGACAATTAAAAGGGAAGAATGGAGATGTTGTTGAGCTTAAATATCCTCTGAACTGTGCAAACCCTACCTCCTACCTCTGAAAGGAACTGAAATACGACCTTGGTGGAGAACAGTTTGATTCTTTGACAGATCTTGAGGAACATTACAAGAAGAATCCTATGATGGAAACATTGGGTACAGTGCTACAACTCAAGCAGCCCCTTAACACGACTTGTATAAATGCTTGTATAAATGTTGCAGAGTTTGAGAACTAAGCAAattagctgagaccacagacaaAGTCAAACAAGGCGTTTGGGAAGAATTTGAGACACTACAACAACAAGAGGGCAAACCTCTCTACAGCCGAAAAGAGGGtcaaagacaagaaaacaaaaacaaaaaaagatataaaaacatCCTGCCCTTTGATCATACCAGGGTTGTCTTACAAGACAGTGATCCAAATGAGTCTGTTTCAGATTACATCAATGCAAATATCATCATGTCTGAATTTGAAACCAAGTGCAACAATTCAAAGTCCAGAAAGAGTTACATTGCCACACAAGGCTGCCTGCAAAACGTGGTGAGTAAATTTTGCAGATGGTGTTCCAGGAAAACTCCCAAGTGATTGTCATGACAACAAAAGAAGTggagagaggaaagagtaaaTGTGTCAAATACTGGCCTGATGAGTATGCTCTGAAAGATTATGGTGTCATGAATGTTAGGAAGGTCAAAGAAAGCACCCTCCATGACTATACGCTAAAAGAACTTAAACTTTCAAAGATTGGACAAGGGAACATGGAGAGAATGGTCTGGCAATACCACTTTCAGACCTGGCTGGACCATGGAGTGCCCAGTGACCCTGGGGGTATGctggacttcctggaggaggtgcaCCATAAACAGGAGAGCATCACAGATGCAGGGCCATTTGTGGCGCACTGCAGTGCTGGAATTGGCCGGACAGGGACGTTGATTGTGATTGATATTCTTATTGACATAATCAGAGAGAAAGGTGTTGACTGTGACATTGACGTTCCCAAAACCATCCAGATGGTGTGGTCTCAGAGGTCAGGGATGGTTCAGACAGAAGCACAGTACCAATTTATCTATATGGCAGTCCAGCATTATATTGAAACACTACAGCGCAGGATTGAAGAGCAGAAAATCAAGAGTAAAGGgcacaaatatacaaatattaagtGTTCTCTAGCAGACCAGACAAGTGGAGATCAGAGCCCCATCCCGCCGTGTACTCCAACACCACCCTGTGCAGAAATGAGAGAAGACAGTGCTAGAGTCTGAAAACGTGATGCAACAGCAGAAaagtttcagatgagaaaacctGCCAGAACTTCAGCACAGAAATAGATGTGGACTTTCACCCTCTCCCTAAAAAGATCAAGAACATATGCGAGAAAGTTTATGTGAAGACAGAATTTGAATTTGGAAGGCTTGCATTGTGGTTGACTACCTCTGATATGGAAAATTTGAAACCATTTAAAGACCACTGTATTTTAACTCAACAATACCTGCTTCCCAATTACTCATTTACCCAGATAAGAAGAATCATCTCTACAATGTAGACaacattatattttatagaatttgtTTTATCTTGAGGAAGCAGTTAAATTGTGCACTGTATTTTGCAGATGGTGGAGATTCAAATTCTAgtaataggcttttttttttcttctttttacaacCTTAaccagtttatttttttatttcctcattatGGGGGATGATAAGAAGAAATGATTTGGGAAAATTAAGTAACAACATCCTAGAAAACTGAGAACAATCTCATTTACCATTGTGTATCCAGTAGTGGATAATTCATTTTGATGGCTTCTATTTTTGGCCAAATGAGAATTAAGCCAGTCCCTGAGACTGTCAGAAGCTGATTGGTCTACCTTTGTGTTGGCATTAAAGAGTCCTAGAAAAAGAATCATGGATATTTATGAATTAAGATAAGaggtgtggcttttttttttttttccagctgatGACCAATTATAGTTCAGTTGTTGACTGAGACGGTTGTGGTGGGAAAAtgtttgccacattttctttgcatttgagTAATTGTTTTGTACTTAGAAAAAAGGCATCTATGAATGACCAGTGTTTTTGGTTGTCAAATGTTGCTGACAAACTTACCCCAAAACTTTAATTGCTTAAAGAAACCCCACCCCCAACTGTTCTTCAGTCTGAGCTGGGCTCAGCTGGACTGTTCTTCTGCCAGCCTGCAGATGGTCACTCATGTGGTCAGCAGGTCAGCAGAGAGACTGGGATGGCTAggcttctctctctgcctgcagTCCTGAGTTTCTCCTTCTCCATGTAGTCTCTTTCAGTGGCCTGGCTGGCAGGGTAGCTAGACCTGTCACATGCGGCTCAGAGCTCCCAAGAGCTCAAAAGCAGAAGTGGTCAGACTTTCTGAAGACTTAAATCCAGAATTGTCACTGTATCCCTTCTACTGCCCtctattgatgatgatgatgatgatgatgatgattttttctAATCAAAAGAGAGCTGGATTATGCCCTTTACTTACTAAACAAGTCACAAgcccagcccagattcaagaaaAGAGTGTGAAGTGCAGGTACAGTTAATTGGGGAGCCACTAGTCTAACAGATGGTCACAACCAATGCCATGGAAAACCAAGGATATTAGCAAAACTAGAAGTTGCTAGTGACCTTGGGAAGCCGAAGTTGCTTGCAGTAGCTGGGACAAGCTGAAAGTCagactgagaaataaagagagggCCTTCAAGAAGCTTCCTGGATGATTTCTGCCAACTTTGAGCCTATTTTTGGAACCAGCACTTAGGGAAACTGATCTTGTGAGGATGGATGTGTTTAGGGGCACAAGGCTTTTGAGAGCAGCACCACCCCACTGGGCCACCCCCAGACTGGGGAAATGTGACTCTTTCTTAATGCCACTGGTTTTCAGTCAGGCCACAGTGAGAAAGAATAGCCCTAACAGGCCTCCAGCCAGGTTGAAcgaattcatttttgttttagccAACTGGTGAGATTGGCTAATGTTCTACCCTAAGTGCCTTC from Macaca nemestrina isolate mMacNem1 chromosome 6, mMacNem.hap1, whole genome shotgun sequence encodes:
- the LOC105472973 gene encoding tyrosine-protein phosphatase non-receptor type 11-like → MVFQENSQVIVMTTKEVERGKSKCVKYWPDEYALKDYGVMNVRKVKESTLHDYTLKELKLSKIGQGNMERMVWQYHFQTWLDHGVPSDPGGMLDFLEEVHHKQESITDAGPFVAHCSAGIGRTGTLIVIDILIDIIREKGVDCDIDVPKTIQMVWSQRSGMVQTEAQYQFIYMAVQHYIETLQRRIEEQKIKSKGHKYTNIKCSLADQTSGDQSPIPPCTPTPPCAEMREDSARV